A DNA window from Calliphora vicina chromosome 1, idCalVici1.1, whole genome shotgun sequence contains the following coding sequences:
- the Spf30 gene encoding survival of motor neuron-related-splicing factor 30 — translation MADDLQNYKLQLQQVEAALLTDPENDELLKLKKDLEEVIELTRDLIKTQLEEQKKSAYIEPSTSKASASYDEIEAALLEAEKLIAPGKIWKIGDKCQAKWTEDGQYYDATIEGITDDGEVSVIFDAYQNRSTTLLKELRERSARNEVFPSNKRHRPNQKEYLKKRKQKKLQRFKELEEEREHDKNKWLNFTSKNTKKHGVVSKSIFASPENVEGRVGIGTCGVSGKGMTDFTVGEKYRKGL, via the exons ATGGCCGACGATTTACAGAACTATAAATTACAACTCCAGCAG GTGGAGGCTGCATTATTGACTGATCCGGAAAATGATGAATTACTTAAACTTAAAAAGGACTTGGAAGAAGTTATTGAATTGACTCGTGATCTCATAAAAACACAATTGgaggaacaaaaaaaatctgCCTATATTGAACCATCAACATCAAAGGCATCAGCTTCCTATGATGAGATTGAGGCAGCATTATTGGAAGCAGAAAAGCTTATTGCTCCTGgcaaaatatggaaaattgGAGATAAATGTCAGGCGAAATGGACCGAAGATGGTCAATACTACGATGCCACAATAGAAGGAATAACTGATGATGGCGAAGTGAGTGTAATTTTTGATGCCTACCAGAATCGTTCAACTACACTGCTGAAAGAGCTGCGTGAACGTTCAGCACGCAACGAAGTATTTCCATCAAATAAACGTCACCGACCTAATCAAAAGGAATACctaaaaaaacgtaaacaaaagAAACTACAGCGATTCAAAGAATTAGAAGAAGAGCGGGAACACGATAAAAACAAGTGGCTTAATTTTACATCAAAAAATACTAAGAAACATGGAGTGGTATCGAAGAGCATATTTGCATCTCCAGAAAATGTCGAAGGTAGAGTTGGAATTGGTACCTGTGGTGTTTCTGGCAAAGGAATGACTGATTTCACAGTGGGAGAAAAATATCGCAAGGGTCTTTAA
- the LOC135948858 gene encoding uncharacterized protein LOC135948858 encodes MAKVVANPSGVSECWKYFGDMFLQKRHILGKYKFCKLCFEQEDMILKGFGKSTSTGNYLNHLRSAHNIDAKSANYKKKSIMTENALGTTSTKTDKFQNARRLAEMCCIDLLPFTVVERSGFQKYAKHLNPKICFPSAYTVSSTALNDVYNFYLGNIKDILNKSPNCICLVLDMWSDKHKHLSYINIKVHYCQNLKLEVITLKTEIFPRPHTANAVAEKIEESIQEFNLNNKNICSVTDGGTNIVAALKLKKIQRFGCCAHALHRFISNDVLNNDEIRRLQNLEEQDGLMQFILQAQIILEEQEKIEQYECGDDDFFEKSITVPNLSTLKNSVPTRWNSLLVMLNSFEQNIDMINIAILKLKKENLIIPEMEKEIIKEVVIFLKIFEKATQYLQGQKYPTISRCIYFYEQIMILLEKAQEESCFELTIKLCQFSV; translated from the exons atggctaaagttgtGGCAAATCCAAGTGGTGTTTCTGAGTGCTGGAAATATTTTGGAGACATGTTTCTTCAAAAAAGAcatattttaggaaaatataaattttgtaagctATGCTTTGAGCAGGAggatatgattttaaaagg ATTTGGCAAGTCCACATCAACAGGCaattatttaaatcatttacGTTCAGCACACAACATTGACGCAAAATCCgctaactacaaaaaaaaatccattatgACGGAAAATGCATTGGGCACTACAAGCACAAAGACCGACAAGTTTCAAAATGCTCGTCGCTTAGCGGAGATGTGCTGTATTGATCTACTCCCGTTCACAGTAGTTGAACGCAGtggatttcaaaaatatgccaaacaTCTAAATCCGAAAATATGTTTTCCAAGTGCATACACTGTTTCATCGACTGcattaaatgatgtatataatttttatttaggaAATATTAAAGATATACTAAATAAATCACCAAATTGTATATGTTTGGTATTAGATATGTGGTCCGACAAACACAAGCATTTGtcttatattaatattaaagtgCATTATtgccaaaatttgaaattggaggtAATAACACTAAAAACCGAAATTTTCCCCCGACCACACACAGCAAATGCCGTTGCAGAAAAAATTGAGGAATCTATACAGGAATTCAAtctgaataataaaaatatatgttctGTAACTGATGGCGGAACAAATATTGTCGCAgctttaaagttaaaaaaaattcaacgaTTTGGTTGCTGCGCTCATGCTTTACACCGTTTCATCTCAAATGACGTATTAAATAATGATGAAATTAGAAGATTACAAAACCTAGAAGAACAAGATGGATTGATGCAATTTATTCTACAAGCTCAAATAATTCTAGAAGAACAGGAAAAAATTGAGCAATATGAATGTGGCGACGACGATTTCTTCGAAAAATCCATCACAGTTCCAAATCTTTCGACATTAAAAAACTCTGTGCCTACAAGATGGAATTCACTTTTGGTAATGCTCAATAGTTTTGAACAAAATATCGATATGATAAATATTGCTATTTTGAAgctcaaaaaagaaaatttaataattccaGAAATGGAAAAGGAGATTATTAAAGAAGtagtgatatttttaaaaatatttgaaaaagccACTCAATACCTGCAAGGCCAAAAATACCCAACTATATCCagatgtatatatttttacgaacaaataatgattttactTGAAAAGGCCCAAGAAGAATCCTGCTTCGAATTGACAATAAAATTGTGCCaattttcagtataa